The stretch of DNA TGGCCGCGGCAATATTCCGGTCATTAAGCGGCTCGTTCGGTGGAATGCCAAATACGGCAGTTTCCGTCAATACCCGTTCGGCTTGTTGAAAGTTTTCCAATGCGGGTTGATACTCTTTCAACGCAAAATAGCAATCCGCCAGGCGCGCATACAAGCCGTGTTGATCTTTCTGCACGCGCACGAGAGATTCCAGCGTGGCCGCCGCTTTGCGATGATTCTTGTCATCCAAAAAACGCCGGGCCAACAGTTGATAGGTGCGCGCCAGCCACAAACGCGTGGTGGCGTCAAAGGGATTGTGTTGCAGCGACAATTCGAATCCGGCGCGCGCCGTTTCCAGCGCTTGCAACGATTGCCGGCGTAATTCCTCCGGGGCGGGATCTTCTGCGGCTTGTTTATCCAACGCCACCGCGCGCTTCAGCTCCAGGCCGGCTGTGTTGAAACTGCTAATCGCAGCGATCGAATCCACCGCCGTCGAATCGACGCGCCCCTCGAGCAATTCCCAGAGGCGATTGCTCTTCTCCACTCTGGCGGCAGCCGAATCGGAGATTTGTTTGGCCTTTTGCTGCTGCGGATATTCGACAAACAACATTTTTGCAGTTGAATCCGCCTGGCGCGCGACGCTGCTATCAACGCCTGCCGGCACCACCAAGGCTCTCGCCTTGCGATTGCTCTTCTGCGAGCGGCCGCCCGCGCATGCCGCCAGCAGCAACGCCGCGGATACGACGATCATGACAAAAACAGTTTTCCTGATCCGCCTGGTAAATCCTGTTACGTTCCGATTATTTTCCAACATTTTCATTTCCCGATAGACTTTTGTATTCAACTTGCTCGCCGTCCGCCGCGCAACGGCCAAGCACTCGCTTCATTGCTGGCATGCAAAAGTTGTCACGGCCAAGCTGTGACAGAACGCTTGACTCTTCGACTCGTTCAG from Cytophagia bacterium CHB2 encodes:
- a CDS encoding tetratricopeptide repeat protein, producing MNTKVYREMKMLENNRNVTGFTRRIRKTVFVMIVVSAALLLAACAGGRSQKSNRKARALVVPAGVDSSVARQADSTAKMLFVEYPQQQKAKQISDSAAARVEKSNRLWELLEGRVDSTAVDSIAAISSFNTAGLELKRAVALDKQAAEDPAPEELRRQSLQALETARAGFELSLQHNPFDATTRLWLARTYQLLARRFLDDKNHRKAAATLESLVRVQKDQHGLYARLADCYFALKEYQPALENFQQAERVLTETAVFGIPPNEPLNDRNIAAATDSSQRFLYLYYQGECHIKMRTADSAQAVLERALTFAQNPQNREAAQANLKWLAWDDGNIIASETRDAMLELVNQQKYEEAAKGLERLLPNLKTRRARHEMSWRLATLEFNHLNKPDKSLHMMQAVVKETNTDADSMSQKFRDSYGAMCFNQGQQMLAARKFTTALAYFQQSAEIDWNYRAKSYLELARLAANDPKRAEEFARQALASAQQLDPKEEITVHELLTQALKRQGKFEEARRQFERYRELVSGQRQSN